From the Manihot esculenta cultivar AM560-2 chromosome 14, M.esculenta_v8, whole genome shotgun sequence genome, the window ACCAACGGGCGCACAAAGCAGAGAAATGAAGGCCATTTCCGATCAAGGACGTCGCCCAAAAGACATGAAagcttaaaaaataatataaaacagcAACCAAGGCGGAAAGAAAAACTCCAAAACCCATAAAGTTAACTTAATGTTTAGCAGCAAATGATAGAGAAACAGAACCTAACACACCATATGCACAAAGAAGACTCCTATGACTAACAATAACTCACCGTCGACTATCTCTGAGACTGATCTACGATATTTTCAGTCTAATAGAAGTGagcaatatttaatttaaacttaaaaaattgatcgaactgaattaatttaaaatttaatttaattttttatttattttgatttgattcaatttttaattttaaaaattttaattatttcagttcaatttaattttaataaaaaaattaaaaaaattaaatcgaatcaattaataataataatatattatttttaataatataaataaattaaataatattaaaattaaaatattataattaaattttaaaatattaaaaataaagtataaaaaataaaaaaattattaaaaatttaaattgatcaaattgaattgaattaaatcgaattaaattaattcgattcaatttaatttttaatcaaaatcaattcgtttaattttcattaatattaaaattttaaattttaattttcaatttatttaatttaattcgatttaattttaaatcaaactaattaaatactttttaaatacaaatataaaatttaatcgtTATCTTAAAATTCTGTAtatacacttaaaaaataaaaataaaatttaaatttaaattctcaactaacacatctggaataaaaagaaataaaaatataaaatcacaaCGGAAAGCTGTTAAAACGAAATCCACTGCTGATAAGGGATAAGCTTTCTTTATTGAGAGGCAAAAGAAAGCACGACTCTGTAAAATGAAACGAAAACCCTAAACAAGCGCCCTTTTCTTCTTAGtttcctcttcttttcttttaaatataaaagtaatttttatcaTTTGTAGCTTTCAGCTTTTTTAGTTGACTTGAGCGTAACACCACCATAGGGTTGCGTGAGAATGAGTAATTAGTTGGATTTTCTATAGTATATCAATCATAATTTCCCAAAAACACTTTATTACTAATtgcattaattcaatttattatatttttttatttcacctataaattaatataattataataattatttttaaaataaaaactccttttattttatattttttatattataattaatataaattaattataatataatttatttttaaatgattattgaaaccatttattaatatttaattcaaacgatattattattgataataaatttattgtttcaacaaaattttatattaaagataattataattataaaattaataaaaaagattcatttatcataataatataaagtgaataaaaattaaatgaataatgtaaattattatttttaaataatataaagatgtcgataaaatattaatataaataaaaaagagagtgatcaattgttttttttttttaaagtgtaaaaagtgattaaaattttaaggttttctcatttattatttctaaatatattaaataataaaaaatatcattaatttttattataaaatataaaataatttgtattttattatGCGAAAAGTTTCAAAAGGAAAATAGCCACGTGGCAATTTCTTTACCAATGGACATATATTAAGTTTTAAGGGACATATACTTTAATTTGAATGACATCGTATGAATCAATTTGTCTTCTTTACaatattctattattttttaaaaaaataagagtaTACAGTTAAAGAAATTTTTAATCATTATTGCAGCTAtcgataatataattaatttaaaaatttaagtatttaataagttttaattataattaaatttttaatgaattattttttagaaaaacaattaattaatttctttttaaaaacgaataatgaattaatttcaaataatatagaaataaaaaatcaattttagtgATGCGATGTATCTAATATTGTTCTCTACTTTTAGCATGTGGAACCCACCAAGTTcaagaaaagtaaaagaaaGAGGGCAACGTGGCGATATGCAATTCGTGACAGCACAGAGGACCAATCCCCGCATTAGTCGCTCTAGCCTCTAAGACGGCTCAGATGATGATTGACTGACTCcggcaaaaataaaaatagaaataaaaaataaaaagtaagtccaaaaagaaaattattttccttcctcTTCCCTTCCGCGCTTGACAAAATGGGCGCACAGAGACTTCGTCGCCTATtactactctctctctctcttccttcTTCATATTCAACCGTACCCTCTCATGACAACAGGGGACCTCGTCCTGTCGTTTTTAGGTTGTCCTACGTAcgtgctctctctctctctctctcgctgtaaaattctttaaatttctttcattttcccTCCCTCTACATTTCCGATCGTCAcgggtattttttatttttagttttggaTTATGGGTTCTGTATTGTGTGTGTATTTATGTGCGTTTCTGTGATGGGTGCTCTGCATGGCTTTGTTTGTATAAATGGCAAGTATGGATCTTGTGATTCTTGAAGAATTATttgtttttctgtttttttcttATCTGCAAGTGCGATAATTGTCCTGCTTTTTTTCAGGTGCTTTGTTTTGGCAACTAATGCGTTTCTTTATATGGgaaacttttttattttgacATTTCAAGCTTCCCTGTCCTTCTATATTTAGAGGAATAGAGAGCTCTCAATCTTTGCCATTCTCATTGCTCTTCTGGGTGGGTTGCCAGTGTTATTTTCAGATGGGTGGTTTGGATCTTGGgaattttgatttttcaaatttgggttttgttttcttcttcttcttctactgggttttatttgtttgctAAAAATCTGATtgcttgcattttttttttctctgggCAGACATGCCCTGACAAGTAATTATATTGGCCAAAATTTTAGCTTGGATTTTTTTGCTCTCTGAATGCTTTTGTGATCTCTTTGGATCTTCAAACTCTCCTTCCCTCTCCACgacttcatctctttctttatttctcTCTCTCATTATTATAATTTGAATTTCGGGTTCTTTATTTTCCCCTCAAATTCTgttgtaaaattttaatactttCTAGTATTTCAACTTTTTGCCTTTCTGTTGTTTTATACATTGCTTTGATATAGGGCCCAGCCAGACTTTCTTTTGGTTTTGATTTACCTTTtcatatttgtatttttttaattaaaaaaatgttcTCTCTCTTTTGTTCTTATTTTTTCAAATCTATTTCAGAATTGgtgattttttattgcatgaTTTTCGTTGCAGAAGATTGGAGCAGAAAAGGCAAAATTTTGGGGGAATTCTTAATTGATCATTGTTACAGAAGTGTAGTTTCAAATCCTGTTGAAGGTAGAGAAACTCCCAAATGCTTAATTTTGGCAGGACCAGAAATCAGCCGAGGTCCAACAGATCGATGCCACTTGGAGGTCTGTTTTCTTCTACCTTTTGAAATTAATATGCTTCTCTTGGCTTTTTGCTGTTATAAGATTTACTGGTTAGCATTTGATTGCATTGTGGACtttgttgattttgaatcaATTGCTCCAGTTAGGTGAAAACCTAAGTTGGTTTTAGGATTGAATTTTGAGTATCGTATCTCTCCTTTTGCAGGCCTGGATTATGCAGACCCTAAAAGGAAGGGTAATCATATGGGGAAGATCCTTTTGGCTGCTGCCCTCACAGCCTTATGCATTATTATGCTCAAACAATCCCAAACGTTCAATGCTCCAAGCCTGGTAATTCGTGGACTCTATGTTCAACTTTCATCTGTTAACTAGGTACTCTGTTCTTATAGAATTGGCATCAGCATAGAAAATCAGATGACAATCCAGTTTTGTTTTTTCATTGAATTGTGCCTGTTTTCTGCTATTGCTTGAGGTTGCAGATTTGCCGTTTTAAACATTGAGCAGCCTTATTAGTCCATGAGATGTGCAGGGTGCTCCTATTGCTTAGGTTATTATTTGTGTTGCCCACTTGATGGCAGTTCATCTATTCTTTTAACAAGCATATGGCCACATGCACAAATGTACATGGCTGTATTACAAAATTATTTGGAAGATTTCTAATTTCAAGTCCAACTGTGTGTCAAAATATGGATTGTTTTTCCTAATTTATTAACTTGAATCATTGAGGAATGGTGGTATgggttttttatttataatatattgatAACCTGGGTCATTGTAAATATTGGGGAAATGTTGAAAAATGAAGTGAAACTTGGTTGCATATCAAGTAAGAAGTTTATCTAGTTTTCCATTTTCCCTCGTGTTTTGTTGCAATTAGCTATCATGGTAATTTTTATTGGAGTTCTATGATAATTCCGTAATATGTTTCATCATTTTTTGGTGGGTCTTTTCCAGTTCTCCTTGCATGAAGAAGGAGTGACTCATGTGCTTGTGACTGGTGGTGCTGGCTACATAGGTTCACATGCTGCAATGCGGCTTTTAAAGGACGGTTACAGGGTAACCATAGTGGTATGTTTGTTTGGTGCAACGTAAAAGTTCTGCTTTGTATCTTTTATAGCTCTTCAATGCTAATTTGTTATGCTATGGATCTGTTAATGAAAAAGGCTTTTAATTTTTGACAGGATAACCTCTCACGGGGAAATATTGGTGCTGTCAAAGTTCTACAAGAATTATTTCCAGAACCTGGGAGGCTTCAGTTCATATACGCTGACTTGGGGGATGCAAAAGCTGTATCCTTGTTTTGCCATtcataaagatatttttttggGTGTGTGGATGTCTGAACTTGAATGCAGCAATTTGTTTCCTTCACTAAAATTTCTCAGGTTAACAAAATATTCTCTGAAAATGCATTTGATGCTGTGATGCACTTTGCGGCTGTTGCATATGTTGGGGAAAGCACAATGGATCCTCTTAAGTAAGTTTTGTTCGTGGTTTGAATTTGTCTTTGAAAATTTCTGTTGAAATTGGAGGTAGAAGGCATTATCTTTTGGCTTGCGGCAATTTGTGCGTTGGTTAGCATGCGGTGATGTTAGCAATAATGAATGACTTAATAAGGTGCCCCGAAACTTAGTTTCACATTAGTATTTGGTTGGACAACTAAATACTGAAGTTTGAATGTAAGAACCTTTGCCAATGATTTGATGGTGATGGGGGAATAGTAACTTTAAGATTTTCTCCATTTTGTCTAATATCAGTAACTACAAGTATATTAGTAAACATTCTACATGAGTTATGGAAACCCAAGTTGAAGGAGATTTTCTCTTTCTGAATTTTGCATATACATTTTCCCTTACTCTGGGAATCACAGGAAAATCCATCAGAAGCTATAGAACATAGAAAATTGCTTTTGATATGATATTATGGACATCGAACTGTAACCTTGAGAGCTACTGTAGGGCATTCTCATGTGGTTTTGAATAATATTGAAATGAAACAACGCTGTTTTATTATCTAAACTTAATATAGAATAGTCTATCCTTAATTACGATATTCTTTTTCTTGTAACAAAGGTACTATCACAACATTACATCAAATACCTTGGTAGTCCTGGAGTCAATGGCTGCACATGAAGTGAAGACTCTGATATATTCAAGTACTTGTGCAACATATGGGGAGCCTGAGAAGATGCCCATTACTGAAGACACTCCACAGGTTGTGGCTGTGAAACTTGATTATCTGTGACTAGGCAGTATGATTTACTTGTTTGGTAGTctgaattcttaattttttttagttcttAATTTATGTCTAGAAAGTTCTATTCTCACATGCTTAGACTGAACATGGAATTTTATTGTGAGATGACTGATCTATATTCCTCCATCATATCAGGTCCCAATTAATCCATATGGAAAAGCCAAGAAGATGGCAGAGGATATCATCCtggatttttctaaaaattctcACATGGCAGTTATGATACTAAGGTTGGTTTCTCAATATATTCTATTTTATACCCTTGAGCCTTTAAAACTAGCCGGGTGGCTTTCACCTCCCACAGTTCACTTTTTGGCCACACAGCCAGGTCACTGTAAAACCATACACATATATATTCATGGCATTATGAACGAGTATGTCTAATGTCAACCACTGTTCTGCTTTTATTATCAAAACCTGGATTTGGCAGAAGTTCTCACCATTCAGAGACTACATCAAATTTTTGAAATCAGGATAACTGATAACTTCAAGACAtgatttgttttttaattattcatttagTTTTAACTCTACAaccaattttcatttttttaatcatgATTTAGCTAATCAAGTTATTATAGAGTTTGATTCCTCTCACAACGTTCTGGAAAGGTATTCACTTTAGATAGCTTATACTGTATTTGGCCTTTTATTTTGCCAACTGCAGCTTTTTGCAAAGCAGCTCTCTGCTGTCTTGCAGAACAGGAGCATGTGCAGGCCAACCTGTGTAATGCAAACACAATGCCAGATGGCTATTAGTGCTAGTAAAATAGCTGATGGGGACCCATACATGTTCTCCATCTTATTTTTAAACTTAAGTGAAAAGATGGTATTTTGAGCttatttttgataatttgaAGTTAAAtagctctctttctctctctcataaGTGCACTGTCTTAACTTGGGGTTGGGGTTTGAAAATTTGATAATAAGGAATTGCCActcttccttttttttcaaaaaaaaaaaaaaaatcttattgatGCTTCTTTCTTTGTACGGCTTCCAGATACTTCAATGTGATTGGTTCAGATCCAGAGGGCAGACTAGGTGAGGCTCCTAGACCTGAACTGCGAGAGCATGGAAGAATTTCTGGTGCATGTTTCGATGCAGCTCGCAATATTATTCCTGGCTTGAAGGTAGCTGTTTATATTCCCTTGACTTCTTCCTTTTAGATTAATATTGCAACTTTCTTGCCAAATTATTTCATGGCAAAATATTTGGTGTGGCTTCACACCTCTGGAACTTCTTCCAATGTCTACCTGCTTATACATATGAGCAAGCAGTTGTTTTTGAAAACGAATGCAATAATCCATCCTTGTTCTGCAATTTTTTCTGATACATGAAATaccaaaatttattaatctagTGTTCCAATTCATTTGCAGGTTAAAGGAACAGACTACAAGACTCATGATGGTACTTGTATTCGAGATTATATTGACGTTACAGATCTTGTCGATGCTCATGTGAAAGCCCTTGAAAAGGCAATGCCTGGTAAAGTTGGTATCTACAATGTTGGAACCGGAAAAGGTGTGGTAAACAGTTTGAACaccaaatttttatttattttcttccctTTATTGGTTTGTTTACTGTTCTCTGGTTCCCATCATCAGGTAGTTCTGTCAAGGAATTTGTAGAGGCATGTAAGAAGGCAACCGGCGTTAACATCAAGGTCGACTACTTACCTCGCCGACCTGGGGACTATGCTGAAGTTTATAGTGACCCAACAAAGATCAGGCTTGAGCTGAACTGGACAGCACAACACACTGATCTTCAGCAGAGCTTACATACTGCATGGAGATGGCAAAAGTCGCATAGGAACGGATATGGATCGTCTTTGGTAATGGCTGCTTGAAACATTGAGAGAAGTTCAGTGCAGAAATTTAACTAGACCCCATGAAGCAGTAGCAGCTACTCTGAGCTCTGCTTCTACTATCTTGGAGAAGAGGGGTTTcaaacaaaattttttttcagtGTCTAATATATAGTTGTAGGAGTAGCCAATTCATTATATGTATTGAAACCATAATAGCTTAATAATATGATGCCCCATTGCTGAGGTGCAGGTATAGCTTCTATTTGATTTTGTGCTCATGTTGAAGAACAAAGttaatgtatttatttattctttttggCAATTCTGACCCTGCATTTCAGTTACTAGAGAGGCTTCTTTATAACCCTTTATTTAGTATGATTCATTTtgtgaaaaaagaaatttaaataaattattataaaattatacaataaaaattgaatttttttattataagccagaaaataaattaataaatatatatagttttaataaattagagagttaattaataaatttattaagttaaataaaaaatatgcacAAGTTAATTCTAATTTAGTTCACTTTGAATGGTTCACTAGCTAATTTTaggatttcattaaaaaaacttaatatttGCAATTACTATTTTAGttattgaagttttttttttttggttgaaGTAACAAGGACTTATTAAAATATGGAGTTCACAAGTTCAAGGTCCATTATTGACATTTgggtaaattttaaaatcactaTTTTTTCTGTATTACGTCGAAATTAgctgtttaatttttattttcaaattactTCATAAAAATTCTtccttattttataaaataataatctttTAACATgtcaaaaactaaataatacaaatacttaaaattatatggactatataatatataaaataaaattataagattaaactgtataaatattaatttggaGCACTCACACACTTAATCTCGTAGTAAGTgcatctaaataaatttgagagatttcaggttctattctctaatttttattttttttaaaaaaaaatttaaaaaaaataaaaatattttaattaagtgatttgtgctaaataaataattttggaaAGAAAACGATACCAATTCACCTTGAACAATTTGATGGTCCCGGGcacaaaaatatattgaaagagCATTTTCTGAAAAATGCTTAGATCCACTTCAATTTATATGGAATTTAGATATTCAGATACTTCCTCCATTTTGTTTTTGAGCGTGTAATTGTATACAcctatttaaaaaagaaaattattttatcaaaaatactttctaaaagttttgaaaaatatactAGCCACTTCAGATATCATTCCAATTTCATTTGCAACAATATCAAatgttcaataaaaaaattcagcaattaaataattgatttttttgaaatcgttctttcttcaaatggaacataaataaaatcaaatttcattaaaaaaaaaattaaaattaatctccTAAGTGGCATTTTGTGTGCTCTTCAATGTCCGGTCCATTCACCAAAGGTGAGAAAAATGCCTTTCTATATTATTCTTCAATGTCtcaattattaagaaaaaaaaaatgagaaaaataatcATATGCTTCTGAAAGAATTGGGGAATTTAGGAAATCCATCAGAAAGGCAAATACAAGCAAATCATCCATTCCAATAGCACGAACAACGATTAATTCGCATAAGCCAAGGGGAAGATAACAAAATTTAGAAGATGAGAAAAGGCATCATTTCAATTACATTCAAAAGGGAAGAATATCtccttaaaatatattaaagaacACTAAAATTCATAATGAGATCACTAGAACGTACAATATCTCAATtgtttttatcaaaaatatttgGGAAACGCCATCACTAATATGACTTGAGCTCCAATGATATTGTATTCTGGTAGGCTACACCACCCCAccccaccaaaaaaaaaaacgagaAGATAGCTTTAACAAATATGAGACAACACCATCCACCCAGTTACCGAAAATCAACTGCACATCAAGCAACTGATTGGACTGCTCTTTCAAAGTTCTCTTCAGCAGACGATGCACGTTTAACAAGCATGTGATCTGGATGAGAAAGTTTCAATTGACTGCAAAACAATCATTATGTACAGTCATTTACTAATACCTGGAACTTCAACACACACATTAAAGTGACAACAAATGAGAAGCTATCATCTGCTCAATTAGTTGCAAACCAAAACATGTAGGTCCTGCATGCTAAACTTTACTTCCATTGAAAAGAAAATAGTCGAGTTCATAGTACCGAGTACTTCCCAATAAACCTCAGGTAAAAGCTCAAAATCCCTGGTAACCAAGATAGTAAAGAATCCAGCTATGCTTTCAATATGAGCAGTAACCTCACCTTAATCAGTAACAAGGTTCCCTTGCTCTTTTCTTATTTCAGCTTAAATTTCAGAATTGGGTTAATGTTGTGTTTGATGAGGATGCAAAAAAATACCATTGGCCTAactcaaatattatttaaaaaaaaaaaactagcaaCCATAATGTTACTTTCTATGCTTTAAGGTTAGCTTGCCTCGTAAACTTTGGGgaaaagaagagtaaagttattcCAATGATTATCCTTTCTGTTTTCAACCATTTTCATGAGAATTCATGCCCATATATCTCTAACATGGGTTCCGAAACCACTTATAAACCTTTAATTTATGAGGAACAAGGATGCTTTTGTGTAAGCTCTCAGCACTACATAAAAACAGATAGCCAAAAGATTTTTCAGTTCAAATAATATTTCTTGTTTTGGCAGATCAGGCACAAGGATCAAGCAAATTGCTCTATACACAAAGAAGCTAAACTAGCCGGAGCCAACAGATATGCAAATGAGACAAAAGAGGACTGTCAAGAATCCTCCAGGCTGCAGTATTGCTGCAATTAACAGGATTAAAAAGTCGCACAGAGGGGGAAAATGTcattgatcttattccagatgAGAACAAGAAAGTGACATGTAGAAGACAATTATGaatcaagaaaaataaaaaattgtcaGAGTCAACATGTAAAAAATGTAACAAAATATTACAAAAGAAAATGTTCTTGCAATTGTACTCAATAAGGTCTAATACCCACAGaactataaaaaattacatcataactaatcacattaaatccttttttttctataatataagTAAGAATTAGAGGGACCAATTGATTTCTCATTATACAAATATATTCtccagaaaaaaaaatgagaagagGGCGATAACTAAATTTAGAAGGGGTTAATTCATAAAACCACACATATGGGGAGCATTTCAAATAAATGAGGGGTCAATATTGACCCTCATTTACAATATTTCCGCCACTGCATGTAGATGTAGGCCCACTTGGCATTGAGTTTCAAGGGGCAAAAAGTGCTTAAAAAATcacaacatatatatatagatataaagAGATGGGaaatatgtatgtatgtatgtataaaGAGATAGGAAAATATAATCCAACATCATCGACAATCGCACCCATTGTGCTATTTAAGAGTTAAGACCAATAGACTGACAAGgaaaaactaataaataacagtgTCATATTCAGTCACCAGCTGGAAATGAACTCTGTTTGATACACTTATAGGTTGATTCATTGATTCAGTATAAAAAGTACAAGAATTTCCCAACTTCCCTATGGACAGAAGTATCAAACCCTATAAACTTGTGAAATAAAAAATGTCAAAAACTAAAAGTTGCACCGCattttatgtaaatt encodes:
- the LOC110600359 gene encoding UDP-arabinose 4-epimerase 1 isoform X1 gives rise to the protein MLNFGRTRNQPRSNRSMPLGGLDYADPKRKGNHMGKILLAAALTALCIIMLKQSQTFNAPSLFSLHEEGVTHVLVTGGAGYIGSHAAMRLLKDGYRVTIVDNLSRGNIGAVKVLQELFPEPGRLQFIYADLGDAKAVNKIFSENAFDAVMHFAAVAYVGESTMDPLKYYHNITSNTLVVLESMAAHEVKTLIYSSTCATYGEPEKMPITEDTPQVPINPYGKAKKMAEDIILDFSKNSHMAVMILRYFNVIGSDPEGRLGEAPRPELREHGRISGACFDAARNIIPGLKVKGTDYKTHDGTCIRDYIDVTDLVDAHVKALEKAMPGKVGIYNVGTGKGSSVKEFVEACKKATGVNIKVDYLPRRPGDYAEVYSDPTKIRLELNWTAQHTDLQQSLHTAWRWQKSHRNGYGSSLVMAA
- the LOC110600359 gene encoding putative UDP-arabinose 4-epimerase 2 isoform X2; translated protein: MRLLKDGYRVTIVDNLSRGNIGAVKVLQELFPEPGRLQFIYADLGDAKAVNKIFSENAFDAVMHFAAVAYVGESTMDPLKYYHNITSNTLVVLESMAAHEVKTLIYSSTCATYGEPEKMPITEDTPQVPINPYGKAKKMAEDIILDFSKNSHMAVMILRYFNVIGSDPEGRLGEAPRPELREHGRISGACFDAARNIIPGLKVKGTDYKTHDGTCIRDYIDVTDLVDAHVKALEKAMPGKVGIYNVGTGKGSSVKEFVEACKKATGVNIKVDYLPRRPGDYAEVYSDPTKIRLELNWTAQHTDLQQSLHTAWRWQKSHRNGYGSSLVMAA